AAATATCCAtgcaccaacttgagggggGAGTGTAGCATATTATAATTATCTTCTAAAAAGTTGTGATTAGAACTCTAGTTGTTGAGTTATATTCCATGTCTATCATTGTCAATATGCATCTCCTATTCTATAGGGAGAAACAAGCTTATACTTGGAGGCAGGTGTTATTCATGTCAAATCATCAAATAGCAAGAAGACGCAAGTTTGAGTTATTCTCTATCCTGACTTACTGACTTGTAGACattgtttgggaacgcggtttgcgaaaaaattcaatttttttttgttaaaatttaatacgatttgtatgttttggatcgttttgatgtgctgatgtcaaaaataatttttaaaaaatgaaaaaacatcattgacatgcatttcggcatgaaaaattatttgaaaaacaaccgctaccacactcaaACATACTCGTagtctaagatagtcaaaaacATGGGAATACCTGTACACTGTCAAACATACTCGtactctaagatagtcaaaaacGTTGGAATACCTGTACACTGTTATATAGTGTCATAAGCATGCACACATCTGCCATGTATATGCACAAATACATAACATAAACCCACATCCCCATTGAGCACCAGTCAACGTCTTCGAGCTGTGTATGCAATCTTAGCAGCACTCATCTCTGCTTGCTTCTTTGTTCTTGCTTCTTTTCCAGTAAAACTCACTCCATTTATCTCCACTGTTGAAATGAAAGTAGGCGCATGAGATTCACCAGATTTCTCTGTACAATAAGTTGGCAAACCACAACCTTCTCTCTGAGCCATATCTTGTAAAAGATTCTTATAACCAGACTCatcctaaaaagaaaacaataaattacATAAAGAAGTGTAATCATGTGTCGAAAAGATACGAACACAAAAGTTGCAAGCGTAACCAACAGATTTTTGCATCTCCACAATGAGTTGATTTAGAAAACTCACCTCTTCAACTCCATTTGGCAACAATGACATCAATGCAGCTTTTGCAGCTGCATTTTCAGCTTTGTTCAATGTGGGAAAATATTCCCGACTCCCATAGGTTTGTCCATTTACTGTGACCTTGCACTTAAAGCGAATAGCATGAGGAGGACCCGCACGCTCACAAGAATACACAGGTCGACTGAAATTTCTCTTTTGAGCGTAGGTTTGCAGctggtttttaaaaaagtgcAGCATACCTGTAAGCCAGGAGAAAATTCAGATGAATGTGTCAAATACTGACTTGTCATCAAAGCACAAAATAAACAGGGGCAACTGAATACACAAAATAAGATGAATAcgaacattgttttttttttaaaaggaggtTGGTTAATCTTTTGACGCCATAAAGACAACTGATTTAGCTAAAAACATTCATGCCTGTCAATTTAGAGAGGAAAACCTATTGTTTCCATAACAAATGGTTGCCGTTTTGGAATGCAGCCATGCATGAGTATCAAGCAGATCCAACTGACTCCACTCCAGCACTAAGAAACGGTAAtgattttgtaagaaaaaaaaaatcaatactaaATTTGCTCTCACCTCCAAAACTCTCATCAGTCTTGGCAACTGCCCCGGCTTCATTTGACAGCGGAGTTGGATTTGCATCTTGTACCGATTTCCCTCCGGGAGACGGACGAGTATTGTCCCCAGCGCTTCCACCCGGACAGCCTGCAGAAACTTCAGCATAACATCAGTTTCTTCATTTCTTGATGCAGTGTAAATAAGCATAGGCACCACTAGaatgatttattataaaaagcTTCATGATTACAGGcatcaatcaatcattcaaTACATtctattaacaaaaacaaacatgaaaatgataattaattaatctaaatatgaataaattataatgatcAAATGTTATTATGCAAGCACTGATTCTTAATCAGACATTAATTTACGAAGTAATTTCATTACATTAATAGAGAAAAAATTACGAATTCAATTACCAGCAagggaggaggaggatgggGACATGAGGGAGAAGTGGTTATAGGCGAGTTCAGCGGCGTCGCTTTGAGCTTTCTTAGAGGAAGAAGAGGGAGACGGAGTGGAAAAGGTGGTGGCGTTGACAGTGACAGTGGCTGAAAAGAGAGAGTTGTGATCTTGTCCTTGTTTAGTGACTTTATAGGTAGGCAACTCCCATCCTCTCTGCTGGCACACTGTTTGAAGCTTTGATTTGTACATTGTAGGCGTCCCTTGCTCCCTGCTTCTTTTCAGTGGCATCGGCCTTTGCCTTTGCCTTTGCCTGGGAGTGATGATTAAATAGAATGCATCATCACACGTGTACGTGCTGTGCGAATTCTTGTCAGTTAATTAATTCCCTTACAAGGgaatgtttctttttctttattttttttatttttatttttattcttttcttttctcgttATTTTCTAGAGAAAATGTCAAGAATCATTCTTGTTTGCGTTTGCTCATAAGATAagggtgataaaaaaaattaaattatttttttatgtttttgaattattttaatgagttgatattaaaaataaattttaaaaaatttaaaaatatattattttaatatatttataaaaaagaaaaattaaaaaaagcaataattacaatatttttaaacatcccTAAAACACTTGAGATGCTAcagctatttatttttacttaattgctctatttttttatattaagttaacTAATACAcccttatttaattatttttactaataaCTATATTATACATCAAACTTGGGGTGGAAACAAGCAAATCAACTTCAAAGGTAAGGTGCTTCCAAGGGGAGGTGGAGACAAGGATGTGAAATTGAAGGGACATCATTTACtactaaataattttcttatgaaattTTCTTCTAGATTAGGTGGGGATTGGTTTTTACTATTAAAGATTAGTAGTACTATTAAACGAAATTAGTTGATCAAAATCATTAAGAGgatttaattcataatttattatatttagctaagatATTTGTGGCAAACTTAGACTACTACTGgccctatttgtttttgtatttataaaaatgtttttgaaaaaattttaaatttttttttctttactttaaattaatattttttggtgtttttagatcattttaatgtgctgatatcaataaataattttttaaaaataaaatatatatatatatatatatatatatattactttgatatttttctaggtgaaaagcactttgaaaaacaaccgcaactACACTCTCAAATAGTCTCTATGGAATCGGTAAAAGCAtcaatataaatacattaacatCAAAAAGTTAACTTGACTGCCCAAACTAGTAATGGCATTGATTTTCATCACAAGGTATGCTAAGCAATTTgatgcataaataaaatacaatatggAATAAgagaatgggaaaaaaaaaaaaaaaaaggaaataaatcatTGTTAAGCCACTACCTTAACGACTGGTGGTATCAAAGTCTATCTTGAACTAGGAgcaaataatttgatttaaaatgatagaaaaaaataaatcaataaaaaggtTGTTGAATAACAATGCACGAGATTGGATTAAAGAGTGTTGTTACTCATTGTTAGACCTCACGTGCTAAAAATGGTATGTACCCCTTTTGaaccaagtgcaggagtgtgactcatgtttgctggaaaattgacaaaagcagaggagaaagatatatttttttgaacccTGTTTGAGTCGTTTTCTACTCTTTTTATCCTCCCTTTTTGCTGCCAAAAGCGTCAGCTTTCTTAGGCTGATAAGGACTCTTCAtataaatccctcagaatttgcattttttaaaataattgattctcctacaacttaattttttgttcCTAGCTATTTTCtatcactcatgacatgttaaaAATTTGACCTACACGTTTATTGGGTCCTAGGGATCACTGTTCTTAAGGCAGActctcagtcagatttggatgctcggcgttttcagatcaagaaaacctttttgaccaa
This genomic stretch from Populus alba chromosome 19, ASM523922v2, whole genome shotgun sequence harbors:
- the LOC118027775 gene encoding double-stranded RNA-binding protein 4 isoform X2 gives rise to the protein MPLKRSREQGTPTMYKSKLQTVCQQRGWELPTYKVTKQGQDHNSLFSATVTVNATTFSTPSPSSSSKKAQSDAAELAYNHFSLMSPSSSSLAGCPGGSAGDNTRPSPGGKSVQDANPTPLSNEAGAVAKTDESFGGMLHFFKNQLQTYAQKRNFSRPVYSCERAGPPHAIRFKCKVTVNGQTYGSREYFPTLNKAENAAAKAALMSLLPNGVEEDESGYKNLLQDMAQREGCGLPTYCTEKSGESHAPTFISTVEINGVSFTGKEARTKKQAEMSAAKIAYTARRR
- the LOC118027775 gene encoding double-stranded RNA-binding protein 4 isoform X1; this translates as MPLKRSREQGTPTMYKSKLQTVCQQRGWELPTYKVTKQGQDHNSLFSATVTVNATTFSTPSPSSSSKKAQSDAAELAYNHFSLMSPSSSSLAVSAGCPGGSAGDNTRPSPGGKSVQDANPTPLSNEAGAVAKTDESFGGMLHFFKNQLQTYAQKRNFSRPVYSCERAGPPHAIRFKCKVTVNGQTYGSREYFPTLNKAENAAAKAALMSLLPNGVEEDESGYKNLLQDMAQREGCGLPTYCTEKSGESHAPTFISTVEINGVSFTGKEARTKKQAEMSAAKIAYTARRR